Genomic DNA from Telopea speciosissima isolate NSW1024214 ecotype Mountain lineage chromosome 2, Tspe_v1, whole genome shotgun sequence:
GAACAAATGAAAAGTATTCTGtcatccaaacaaaataaaacatacATGAAATATGCCTAGTAATGAATAAATGGAGAGTTTTATTATATAAGGGGGTTTACTGGTATGTGGTGGAGAATGTTCTTGCATCATGATAATCTTCGCAtgcataccaaaaaaaaaagagtacctTCAAATAATGAAACAAAGAATTCATTTTTACCTCGAATAGGAGTAGAAAGAGAATGGAATGTCAAAAAACAAGCATCCAGATCTCTTAATGTTGGTCCTGTGGGTATCCTGTATATTGGATACCTAGAAcaaatcaaccaaaaaaatgaGTTAATGATGGCTATTATCAAACAAAGAGATGTGATATTCTAACAAACATCTTGCATCTTACCATGCCACAGAAACCCAACTGGCTGGAAGCAAATCATAACTTCTGAGTGTCTTAAGTCCAGGAAATCGGGATGCAATATCTGAGATCTGTGACACCAGTGAGGCAATTGTAAGGTATAATCAGAAAGCAAGgccaaggaaaaagaaataaataagaaagCAAGGCAGAGAGGCAGATGAAGAAAAACAACTACCTTGTCAGCCAAAGGTTCACGGCTGTAAGGAGGATCCTgttcaaaaaactcaaaaagcaAGCGACCTCGTGAATTCCCAGCTTCACCATCGTCACTAGAAAAGCCTTCTTGTATAGAAACATGCTTGTCTCCCAAAGACAATCTGTCCATACGAAGAGGAACCTCACTAGTTAGATGGTGACAATTCCACAGCTCTCTTGAGGATTTCACGCCCCTTTCAAGCTCACAATCACTGCTTCCATCACTACTTGAATCTCTATAATAATCGCCATCAGTGTCCTCCCCAGGTCGCCTATAGCATAAGAGAACATTAAATATGGATAAATGTAATGGaaaatatacaaaagaaatcagGGCAGAATATCTAAAGTAGGATCAGGACCAACAGAGGGATTGGAACCAACTAAAAGATTTTTTGTCTCACAGGAAgaggggcgggggggggggggggggggaagctcTGTGCATTACATTTCTTTAACTTCCAGAAACTCCCAAaatattttttgcatttttaaaataaataaataaaatttagaaCATTGGGACCATGAATTCAAGCTGCGACAGAAATTGATATTGAACTTTCATTGGTGCTATATAAGCCATGTCCTTATAGCATAGAGTCACATGTTTCAGAAAGCCAGGAAAGTTAAGACTCTATGGCACGGAGCTAGAGATTTCTAAAAGTCAGCAAAGCTGTGATTTTTCACATCTATTTGGTTCCAGATGGAGTAAGATACTACTGGTGGATACCAATCATTCCTTTATCAAAGGACCTCCAACTTTGTTCCTCGGATTTTATTGGAGTAGTTAGGTGAGAAGATTTCAGCAACTTGATTCACTTGGCCAACTATTAGACTCAGCATCACCAATTGCAGTAGGTGTCCTGGGCCCCTGGCAGGTTTGGAATTAGAAAATTGGTTGGAGAtacacaaacaaaagccaagtTCTTCCAATATCGCCACAGAATACAGAAGAGGATATGCTTTTGGAAAGAagtgaaaataaataataacaaataagaacCCTATTTCTTATATAATAACCCAAAAACTCCTATCTGAAATAATTATACATATAATAGAAAAACTAAAATATTGCACTTTAGTTTAAAGAACAATAATTCTTTAGCATTGTGAATGGAAGTTGTTAAGAAATTCAACTTCTTTATTCTAGCGTTTACTCGAATTAGACATATTTTCTCCATCTTCAACCCCTATCACTATTGAAACTATTTTCGACCCCCAACCCTGCAAACTACGGCTTTCAAGCACCAGCAGAAAAACTACGTAGTAAGTGTCTTTTCTCTGGCACGCTTCTCAGTAACAGCCTATTTCTCAATCTTTCTGACTTGCTCCTACGGAAAGATTGAAAAAACCAGTCATTCACAACCACTGATGAAGGATTCCTCGAAAAGTTAAGGGTTAGTAATCCTTTTTAGAAATTGAACTGATTCGGTCTTATACATACACGAGGAAGGtaatcaaaaaagaaagaactcaccttctttcttttattactTAGGAGCCGTGCAAGATGAAAGTCTCATGCATGGTTTTGATAACAAATGGGGAAATTAATTTCATTGCCTACTAGGAAAGAGTTTGTCATGAAAAATCCAGGTAAATTAGATTCCAAATGACCTGAGTGAAAAATTGAACATATTTTTTCGGGCAGTTAAAAGCCAAGAACTTCATACAATGGAAAATGAATCACACAATGAAAAAACGAAAAACAATGATTCTCTTtccagagaaaacaaaaaatacaccTGCCTGCTTCATAGAAGCCCATCCTAACATGCAAGGGATCTACAGATACACTCAAACACTAATACTACGACTCTCTCCCATCCACCATACTGCTTCACATTAGCTTGTTCTCGCATCAAAGAAAACTACAAATACAAAGCCCTACTCCAGTTTCCACACAAAAAACACAAGTAGTTACGTTTAAAGAATAAGGAGTTCCAACTATTACCCCGAAAAtaacagaaaaggaaacacaCCAACAATAACTGACTGAGCGTCAACAAAAAAAACCGATTTCAAAGAACCaacattgcatttttttttggtacgaaccaacactgcatttttttttttggtacgaacCAACATTGCattcaaaagaaacaaaaacaagacATTGGAATCAATACTTCATATAATCAGAACAGATTGTTAAAATACACAGTTAAAAAACAGCAGGTGCGAAATAAAGTGAAAAGCTACACATCTATTCCTTTGGTATTCATCAAGTTCAAGACGCATTAAACAAGAAATACTcccttggaagaaaaaaaataggaatataGCTAATATCTGAGAACACCATTAGTACCTCGACTTGGCCGACGACCTTGATTCACCATATATTTGGATGCCGGACAAATAGGGGACATAATATTGGACGACACAATCACTGCCGTTCAGTATCAAAGGCACCCCTGCGCCATATGCACTCCATTCCTTAAAAGATTCCCACAGATCTCCGAGGGTGAAGTAGGGCTGGAATTCCACATCGCAAGTCCTCCAACCCCTCATTCTTGTCTACaaccaaacaaaaaactaaattaGAACAAAAAAATCGAAAAGAAAAGTTAAAAACATTAGTTGTCAAgaagtgaaaaagaaaataataattgagATTAAATAGGATAAATGGACCTTAGAGAGGTACTGCGCAGGAACAGATGGTGTTGTTGACTCCAGAAAACGATCGAGATTACTGGGAGGACCTATAACTGATTCTGAAGCCGGCATAGCCATAGGCTTCGACGTCTCGTCAGATCCCACTCTGTTTTCCAGCTCTCTGTTGTCTGATACAACGGCCTTGCCCTTCGTCGCCACTGCCGTGTTCACAGGTCCATTACTCCGAGTTCTTTGAATTTGTTGTTGCTGTGATTGTTggtgttgctgttgttgttgttgttgttgttgttgttgctgctgctgctgctgctgttgttgttgatgattcCTCCTTGCTTTCACCGGATTGTAAAATCGATCCTCTCCATGGGCACGCCCGAACTGCAATCCCGTCCCCAACATCTCCgcaaagaaaaccctaatttaacCTCTTAGAACCCAAATGAGATCGTAGAAGCCCAAATCAACACAAACCTCCGTATAAATCCAATAGAGACAAATCCACAACACCAGACCCACTGAACTTCCGATTCTGGTCGATGATCGGAAGACCAGAAGCGCTTACTACTTCCAACAACTTCCGAAATCCGAATCCCACAAACTTCTTGGAAAATCGAAACCTGAAAAGGACGAATCAGATCAAACCCTCACCAGAAAGAGGAGGCAGATGAATTCGACCGATCGCGTAAACCCCAACTGGAACCGATAGATCTGATGAGACCGAAAACGGAAAACTATCTTCTTCGTCGCCTGAGAGAGAAGGAAATGGAGaggtggaagaaaaagaagcggAGAAGAGAACCGAAGAGCAACCAGGGTCAAATAAATGCAAAATAAGGGTaagcggagaagaagataaattaaaattgttgttttaattaagaaataataattattagggaagataacaaaagagaaaaatcatAATTAGTATTCCTAAATCCTAATCACTAAGCAGCTGATGTGGGGCTTGAAGGCGTGCTGTGATTGGCTAGATTTTTAGCATTCGGATTAGATGGGCAGGCAATGGTTGGAAGGATTGTGTGAAACGTGATGACGATGAGGGCCGAGTGCACACGTGTATGGATAGGATTGAAAGGACTGACCCTTtaatgttatatatatatttatttatttagttagAGTGAAAGACAAACctgagaaatagaaattctaaatttTGTTGCCAAGCCCTAAACTCCCAAGGGGCTCGACGCCTCGTAGTCGTGAGTTTTGGACTTCTGGTCAGTGGACTCAAAACACTGACATGTTCGGTCCCAACCCAAGTAGGGCCATAGGGGTGCCAGCTGCCAAATGTCAATGGGATGGTCCGGCCGGTTTAGGTCGGACCCAATCGGTCCTCCTCGCACTGCCCACTAATTTAAGGTTGTGTATCGTTACCGCATTGTTTAGTTAATCAGGCATTCAGGCCTCATAAGCTAGGAATGAAcaaatctatatattttagacgGTCGGTTATTTAGTTTGTAATCGGGGCAAGTTAATCGAGTTAATTAATTGGGCTATAAACATGTCATAAACAAGTTGATCAAGCTAAAAATGGGTTAATTGGGAATTATCAAGCATGGTTTATTAAGCAATGACTGAATATTCATTCGGTCTAGGCGTGGCACGGATTAACTAACTGATCAATCCGATTTTAGGTTTTAATGAGGCCGCACACTATTATCGCATCGGTCTAGTGTTTTAAGCCCAATACTCGATCGTTTAATAATCGATCGTTCCAATCAAGCCTATCAATGCGGGCCAACTTTTAACACCTCAAGGTGGATTTGGTATCCCCAACTCCCTTGAGTCTGTGATTCTTCAGGGGCTCGTGTATCCATGGGCAACCCATGGGCAACTTGGTCTACCCACCCAAATGAACCGGGACAAACAAATGTGGAGTGGAGTGGATTCACTCGACCAATGAGAAGATAGCTGAGCTGGTTAAAGATAAGATCCTTATTGTAGCTGGAAACTTGGAGAGTCCTCCTGAATTCTGATCCGGTTTTCGGGTCAAAACTGTCAAAAGCATGAACAGCACCGACCCTTAATTGGAAAATGGAACCCACGTCATGCAGTTATGAAGGGCAGGTCAGCAGGAGTTACCTGAAATTCTGATAAGGATGACACCACTTTTGGTTTGTTCTGGTCCAGAATTTGTTTACCGTTAACATTAACTCCATGGAATCTACATTTCTTATTACTCTTAAACAAACACGAATTTTTATTTCCTGCTGTTCGCTGCTGTACGGTACAGTGTTGTCCTTTCACATCGGACGCAAAATAACGATTTAATCTTTTTCGGGCAATGTATTTGGATAAAGAGATTAAGTCATCTTttcacccccatgtgaggggacagcaaGTGCTGTTCAAATAATGGATATTAGAGGATAAcgatcttaaaaaaaaaacatcatgcTTCTTAAGAATGGCGGCCCTCTTTGGCATAGTTTATAGGATTTTTTTCAATATAAAAAGCAAGATTTACAGTGAAATTTGGTGAAGTAAACCACCACTCAAAAGACAACTTTAGCAAAGACGCCCCTTTAGCACACATTGTGTCACTATTCCATTGATGATGCAGATTTTCTCCTCTATTTATCATTAGATCAGATCTTATCTATAATTAAGATGTATTAATAGTGTTTCCATCATGGTTTCAAATGGATCAGATCAGTCTATCTGGCTTGTTCGATCCTTAtaaggaaaaaccctaaatatcGATAATATATCGATTGTGGATTGATCCGAATCATGTTTTGAATCTCTGTTTTGCATGCTACAATCTCGTAAAACTACACCCATCGTCATAGGCTCAATCCCCCCTTTAAGGCAATTAAGTATATCCTAAGAGGTAAGTATTTGCTCTTCATTCTCTAAATGTTATCGACAGTATATTTATATCTCGTCTTATTATGATCCACGTAGGATGAtgataaatattttaaaataataataataataatactttAAATTTAAAAACTTTTAAGTCGGCCATTGatatttctttttcccatttagtGGAAGCTCGATGAGCCTTTCATGTTGAGAAAAAATATCTctactaaaaaaataattaagagAATATATAATCATTAATGTTTAATACCCACCCCAAAAAGAAACTCTTTTCATCATGCCGTATTGGTTATTTGAATATTGATTTGGTGGTCTACATAAGTGCATCACTGATTTGGTGGTCTGACCATAAAGATTCTTGAggtaataaaattttcaaatttaatacTTTATCTCAACCATATAGTTCTATTGTCATTCAAATTTGCTTTCTCTTCAACATTCATCcttgaacattttttttcttttgaacaaTCTCATAAATCTAAGTTCTAGCTCATCGTTCTTGAGTAACTCAACTTGGACTTAGCTAGGGATACCAATTTGGACTGGAAAATCCATTCCCAACAAGGCCTTGGATAGGCTTTTCAATCTGCATGTTGGGCATGGCTGAGATTTTCCTGCCTAGGGTTGAGTCGGGTCGGGTCGTGCTTGAGCTGAGGCCTCAGTATGAGCTTGGACAAGTGTGACCTTGTATAAAATTATACATACGGTTAAGAAAGAAGGTTATTGAAAGGCCAACTCTGCCTCGCCTAGCCTGAATATGATAAAAATAGGGACCATCAggatcaatcagggccaacctaGTATAGCTTGCTCCAATTAAGGCTGAGCTAGGTTGACCCCACCAAGGCTACATCTAGATTCATTTAAAGGAACCTATGAtcgggttggggttttaaacaATCCGACCTTGTTTGGCCCGGTTGCAATCAGTCTTATCTATTGGTTGTACGTGATGAAGAGCTGCTAATGGGATTTTGGGGGAAAAAACACTATCTAGTATTGTGGCCCatgtctcctcctcctcctcctagaCATAAAAGTGCATGAAAGTATTGCTTTACCCCCATAGGAAAACGGAAATCCTGTTCTAGGCAATGCTTGCGGGTGCATTCCTATTAGCCCCCGCAAGCGTGCAAACTCTAGAGGCCCAGACAACACCTCTCTCCTTgagagttttattttttcttttatttaagatGGTTGATGTAGGATGGGGAGCAAAAAGAACAACTACAATCAACTTCAATTAATGTTGTAGCTCAATTCCATTTGGTGGTGATTTATTGAttccatttttatcaaaaaaaagatCTATTGATTCCATAAGAACAATTTCGATGCCAtctagaatattctcttttaaTTATTGTCTTGAGGTTTCACACTAAGGAATTCTCCACCACACATTCTAAGGCTTTCCATTATGGGAAGTCATTTTACTTCCATCTCTTGCCTCTAAACTTAACAACAAGTCACTACCACTCATTACATATTCCTTCGATAAGCACCTCTCATTACATATTCAAGGAGAAGTTAATAGCACTtatcacaaaataaaaaaatcactcTGAACCGATATTCCCAATTCTCATCGGTATCAGTTACCAATGATTCCGATACATATTACAGTCATTATGATAATGATACCTTGATCATTGCACCAATGAATTGAAGGTAATAGGGGAATTTTGCTTGCAAAACGACGGGCTTTGTAGTTTTGGTACACAATAATGAGGAATTGGATGTCTTCCCACATCCGGCTCCTCCCCAAGGAGCTGAGCGCCCAGGGCATGTCCAGGGGGTATTCAAGGGTTGGGTTGTACCGCATGTATCTCAGTACATACTTagagatgtgtgcagcatagCCCAATGATTTGATGCCCCCGGGGCCTACTGGGCTCCTGGAGAGGAAATCAAATCCCCCACAGGTCCACACCAagaaaattgaaggaaaaaagaaaaaaacaaaaaaagtacaaagaagTCACATGGGCCCTACTACCCAACctaaaaactaaaattaatGGATCAGGAgctaaaaagacaaaaaaagacaCATGGGCCCAACTGcccaaaccaaaaattaaaaataatggaTCAGGACAGTGTCGAGTTTTCGCATTGACTGTGCCTGTGCATTTCGGGTGGCAATGCCCGCATCTTCGATGGACTAAAAGGTATATTCCTTACACGGCTGAGAATAATTCCACGCCACGGGTAAAGTGTTTGATGTCAATTCTTGATGTGAATGGCCTCGTACcgtgggaaaattatctcctcgaGTTGCTGATCGGCTCAAtgcccagttcctctaataggggtaTGGTGGATCCTACCTGGGTAGAATGTTTGGGCATGgggagagaggtcatttcagtcCCCCTTTcttagaggaattggggaactgggccggccagccaactggaggtgataaagatcccgtACTGTGACGCTTATGTAGAGTTTTAGTTTTGTCCTCTTtcctataaaagaaaaaaaagataaattacttgtacaccccttCTACTATCGCCCGATTGCTCATGCATATTAAGATTTCgagggcaattactatcactaccctataCTATTTACTAATATTAACatattttaaactttttttctgATACTACCCTGTTTTttaacttttacatctccttctaccctcatgtttttaaataccccggttacccttccttttcacccaATGACCTGTTAAtttatttaacctaccattcatcttctacgattttactatttttatcattaaaatagtaaaaaatgaaaacatccatccgcttcttctctctctctctcattttttactttattcagttttttttttttcaatctttctatttaattaattttttattcaacatttcatcctcatcgttcttcttcgaacagatcatggttctaagtaccGGTATTGTATCACCCATATTGGCCGATACGTACcaattttgctagtcatcgatacctatatcgtgCTGATACTATAGCAATAacacggtacggacaaggggtaaaatggttaaaaaaactcatttttaaggagattcaggggtaattttgcccgatccaggccgataccgtatcggtattgtatcgatTTTGTAGGTTACACAATCAAAGAAAATCTTCAAAGAAAATATTCAGGAAGTAAATCTTCCCGTATCTCGTACTTCCTCATTTCTGCCTTTTAAAAGATGAAAAACTGGTTGTCACTTAGCAGTTAATACCATGGTTTTCTTGGGTATCGACTATCTTGGaaatcgatacgataccaatatggATTAGCACTGGTTGGACTAAATccgactattttttttttccctttggtTTTTGTATATAATCAGATTTTGATAGTATTACCCTTGGACTGTATTGTTTCTCCAATACGGGATCAGCCAGGTATCGGGATCTGTAGATAATGATATCGATACAGATTGATCGAATGATTATCAATATGTCAAACCATGGCCGTATCGATTGATCCGTATTTGTATCAACAAACACCGATATTGATTCGATAGCCATCCCTGAAACGGTACGGGTGAGGgtaaaaattgtaaaaaaaaggGTATGGTATCAATATTTTTTAGGGCAAAACCGTCCATATCagaccatggttctaagtagggctgcaacagggtcgggttgggccgggcctattataaccccagcccaaccctgagtccctttagctgggcctaggcccGACCCAGCCCTGACTcggggccagaaaaatccaacccagacccgccctcagggtcaacctcagggccgggccgggctgaccctgattggccctagcCGTGGGGGGaatggagatgcatgggctggccaagtTGAGAAAGGGAGATGTATGGGCTGGCCAAgctgggaaagggagatgaatGGGCTGGTTAGGCTGGGAAAGGAAGATGCATGGACTTGCCAGGCTCGGAAGAAGAAAACTACCCTCtacagaaagaagaaagaacaagaacaaaaacaaaaaatagaagaagttgggttgggttgggccggcgCTCAATCGAGGcctcaacccgacccggccCGATCCTAATTCAGTGGTCGAaattcctaaccctaacccaccctcagggtcaaggtatctcaaccccggccctgttcgggctcagggcaggctaGGGCAGGTTCGGGCCATCAGGGcgaaacttgcacccctaattctAAGTATCGATATCAGATCGCTTAATACAGGCAATCCATACCAGTTTTGCACCTTGCCGATCCCAATACTATGTTGGTGACATGGTACGAAGAAGGGGTTAATCAgtcaaaaaacctatttttaaaaGAGGTCTAATATATTCCCCTCTTTATTAGAGTCTAGAGatataaaatggaaaaacaaaaaaaaatagatgtgGGCTTTTtccatctttattttcttttgttatttttttattccaagaAGCATCATCATCTTTAAGACCAAAAGAGACCTGTGTTCTAAAAGTCGGTTAGcctttgggattggtgtgtggttagtgtgattccattttcatcaaaaaaaaaagaaaagagacgTGTGTTGTTTAACCTAAAAGAAGCGAAacaagggaaatttacacataccacccgaggtttgacgaaaggatattttcacccctcagttttggaaaatCTACGACTTCCCTGAGGTTTGAAGCAGAataataagcccattccgtcagttcttaactaacactgttaaaaatttaaagtcaactgacggaattgccccttggaagaaaccaaaacaaaaaacaaaaaaacatgcaactcatcttccccaactgGGGAAGACAAGTTGCAGGTAGGGAACATCATAAATTCCAGATTTGTTGTCGCCTAGGACTGCTGGATTGATCCAAATCGATTACCCCATCACCGAACAACAACCCTGGATCATAATATACGCAACCTTATCTCCAATTCACGAAGAGCCTGTTTCCCAACTTGAAAACACAACCATCCGCCCTCTATTTAGTTCATACAgttattaaaaacaaaaaagaaaattctgatAATTGGTAATATTCAAGAATTGATGCTAAATACATCTCTTCTGTCTCTCCTAGGATTTTCCCCATGGCAAACTCTGAATAAAATTTCATCTTGACAAACAATTCAGAGCTAAACATATGAGCAATTTGCGTTCAGAAaatgaatcaaatcaaaatcgCTTTCGAGAGAAACGTTCAGAAATATCGAAGCAACAACAGAaacagaggagaagaagaagatgaaatagtAACATAGGcgaactttttttttccttctgcaATCGCTTCTGGAAAAGGCTATAATGTGAATCTGATTGAAAATATACTAAGTCAATCTCCTcggaaaccctaaccctacttTCTCCCTCCAAATCAAGTCTCAAGTCGGCAATTTTTCTCTCAAGAAAAAAACCCTCTCTGCTTCTAGTTCTACATCTATCAACGCCAACGATAATTCTAAGGAGAATGGTGGAACTCATATCATTGGATTTGCTTGGAGAGACTTGAGTGAATTTCATGACCGCCCAAATGGGTTTTTGTCTAGGTTTGCAGTGATGGTGAAGACGGTTTTGCCGGTGACCAAACGGACTGTAGTTAGATTCCGGTGGGGTGTGAATTTTCCCTTTGATTTAGGGCTGGTGAGGTGTAAATTGATTTCCCATACCtggaactcatcttccccagtcgattttgggaaagatgagttgcaggacTGAGCAAGATGACTGTTCAGGAGAAGAGAATGCTGCCTGAGTTCAAGGGTAAGCATACCCGGTTCGTGTACAACAAGGATGATGAGATTGAAGAAGTAGAGGAGGTCTGTGTTTCCGCTATTTCACCTGGAGTCCTGCGTTTGAAGGGTTTGCCCACTCCGAAAGGGAAGCACCTTCGCTTCCACCAGGAAGAAGaggattgattgattgattgatgatgGAGGCAGAATTTCTTATTCTGCTGTTGCAACCTCTTTAATataaaagttcaaaaaaaaaaaaaaatagcaaggaTCGTGGAAGGATTTTGAAAGCTTTTCAAGATACcttcaactcatcttctccaatcgatttggggaatttggggaagatgagttgcaggttttttttttcttctttgcatgggcaattttgtcatttcatcccATGTTTTTAACACCGTTAGTCATGAATtaacggaatgggcttatttgttaccatttgcaaaccttaggggggtacgcagaatttttcaaaactggggggtgaaaatatcctttcgtcaaacctctggggtggtatgtgtaaatttcccatctTTTAATGGCTAAGAACTTTTTTAACTTGGCTGCTTAGAAGATGATCTAGTagaacattatatatatattttttgatgaGAAAACGTAAAAAACAAGATTAATATAAGGAAGTATACACAGTATTCTTGGCCTGTGCATGACGAGCCAAGTTAGATGCTAACGCTAAACAAAATGGTTCCCCCTGATGGAGAAACTTAATGTTActgtataaatcagaaatatataaCAAGTCTTTAATATGCTGCCATGGCCAGGCagatttggttggagatggaagaacattgGTGATCATAGAGTAGGAGCACCATACTTCTTTTCAACCCCAAAACTGATGTATGATCCAACCCAGACCGAATACTATATAAAATTGGTTCCAGTTCTGAAGTAGCTAACCGGATTCCTGTAACAAAAAGGGTAAATCTTCctcctataaaaaaaatgtaagatCATCCCGCAATACTCAATCTGGGTATGTAGTAGCCTGCACGGATAAGACATGAAAGTTTGGTAAGCCACAAAATTTTAATATTGGCAATAATATATCATGATCATTATTTACATTAGAGGATGAAATAGGGGGAGGGGACATCTTCATATCAGATAGATATCGCATAATTAACTTTATAACCCGGGTTGAATTTGGTTTTTCTGTGCTAAACACCACAGTGTTTCAGGAGCTCCATATAaagtaacaagtaataa
This window encodes:
- the LOC122649439 gene encoding uncharacterized protein LOC122649439 isoform X1, whose protein sequence is MLGTGLQFGRAHGEDRFYNPVKARRNHQQQQQQQQQQQQQQQQQQQQHQQSQQQQIQRTRSNGPVNTAVATKGKAVVSDNRELENRVGSDETSKPMAMPASESVIGPPSNLDRFLESTTPSVPAQYLSKTRMRGWRTCDVEFQPYFTLGDLWESFKEWSAYGAGVPLILNGSDCVVQYYVPYLSGIQIYGESRSSAKSRRPGEDTDGDYYRDSSSDGSSDCELERGVKSSRELWNCHHLTSEVPLRMDRLSLGDKHVSIQEGFSSDDGEAGNSRGRLLFEFFEQDPPYSREPLADKISDIASRFPGLKTLRSYDLLPASWVSVAWYPIYRIPTGPTLRDLDACFLTFHSLSTPIRVGAGGGQAPPVVTYPNGMDGVPKISLPVFGLASYKFKGSMWTPNGGCERQLANSLLQAADNWLRLLQVNHPDFQFFASHGTFRR
- the LOC122649439 gene encoding uncharacterized protein LOC122649439 isoform X2; its protein translation is MLGTGLQFGRAHGEDRFYNPVKARRNHQQQQQQQQQQQQQQQQQQQQHQQSQQQQIQRTRSNGPVNTAVATKGKAVVSDNRELENRVGSDETSKPMAMPASESVIGPPSNLDRFLESTTPSVPAQYLSKTRMRGWRTCDVEFQPYFTLGDLWESFKEWSAYGAGVPLILNGSDCVVQYYVPYLSGIQIYGESRSSAKSRRPGEDTDGDYYRDSSSDGSSDCELERGVKSSRELWNCHHLTSEVPLRMDRLSLGDKHVSIQEGFSSDDGEAGNSRGRLLFEFFEQDPPYSREPLADKISDIASRFPGLKTLRSYDLLPASWVSVAWYPIYRIPTGPTLRDLDACFLTFHSLSTPIRGAGGGQAPPVVTYPNGMDGVPKISLPVFGLASYKFKGSMWTPNGGCERQLANSLLQAADNWLRLLQVNHPDFQFFASHGTFRR